TAATTGTTTTTGTGGGTACCACAGTTTAAATTTAACTCCTTATATGTGGGTAGATATATTGCTTTATTCTCTGTTTGACATGTTTGAGGTTTTTAGGGCAGAGACACAAGATGGAGGTGATGCGAAAGTGGAAGTGTCTCCACGAGATATAGTATATGCACAACTCGCTGAGCCTCTTGACGGTGAACAGCCAGAAATCTTACAGAAGCTCGATCTTCGTTATGGGTATGGATATGAGTCGCATGTTTGAGTTCTTTTCCTACAAGCTTGGctttatactaaaatatttacggggttgtgatTTTCATTTTATCCTTGGAAGATGATGTTTCAAGACTTCAAAATTTGTTTCTTGTCGTGCATATATGAGTAAATTGTTTGCTCATCTCGCCTATCGTGCATATATGAGTAAATCGCTTGTGTTCATTGTAGCTTTGTTTTGAGAACATGCTCAAAGAATTGAGCTAGAATCTCTTCTTGATGTGTTTCTTTGACCTTCACAGTGGAATTTCTTGGTGTGATGATTCACTAGCTCTAGTTTACGAGTCATGGTACAAGACGAGGCGAACAAGAACCTGGGTAATATCTCCTGGTGCTGAAGATGTGAGTCCACGCATACTATTTGATAGGTCATCAGAAGATGTTTACTCTGATCCGGGCTCCCCTATGATGAGAAGAACTCCTTCTGGAAATTACGTGAttgcaaaaataaagaaggaaaatgaCGAAGGTACTTATGTTTTACTGAATGGAAGTGGCGCTACACCGGAAGGGGACATCCCTTTTCTTGATCTGTTTGACATGTGAGTATTTTAGAAACCTTGCAGTGATGTGTTCCGCACCTTGTCCCTAATTACTCTTGTCTCCAGTTTTTTAAACCAAATTCTTTCAGAAATACAGGCAGCAAGGAAAGAATTTGGCAGAGTGACAAGGAAAAACACTATGAGAGTGTTGTTGCTTTAATGTCTGATATTAAGGAAGGGGACCTATACCTTGATCAGTTGAAAGTATTGACATCAAAGGAgtcaaaaactgaaaatacCCAGTATTACATACAGAGCTGGCCAGATAAGAAAGCATGTCAGATTACAAACTTTCCTCATCCATATCCGCAGTTGGCGTCATTGCAGAAAGAGATGATTAGGTACCAAAGGAAGGATGGAGTTCAGCTCACTGCAACATTATACTTGCCGCCAGGCTATGATCCATCAAAGGATGGCCCTCTCCCATGTCTAGTCTGGTCTTACCCTGGAGAATTTAAAAGCAAAGATGCTGCAGGACAAGTGCGTGGTTCTCCTAATGAATTTGCAGGCATAGGTCCAACATCGGTTCTTCTTTGGCTGGCTAGGAGGCATGGAGTCtctgtttttgtttctttatgcTCTCtgtttttatgttttagtATGTCCATTATCATTAACATCTTCTTCCAATTGCTCCTTTACCTTGGATTGTTATATCTTCTAGGTTTGCTATTTTAGCTGGGCCAACAATTCCTATTATTGGTGAGGGTGATGATGAGGCAAATGACAggtattttgatataaaaattgtAGAATTTTGCTTCAAAGAGCAATGTGTATACGTGGGTTCTTTGTCATGTATTTATGGGATTAGATTATGAGTTACACAGGCACTTGTGCAAACTGAACttttatattgaaattataGTTAGAAGTGATGCATGCCAATtttttatgtgtatatattGTCCAATATAAATGTGGCATTAACTGTgtatttttagataataaaCTGAAACATACTGTGGTGCCATATTTTCCCATCACAGTTAAAAGTTACCTGAACATGCAATGACATTGATTACAGTCCCTTCACTTTTTCTCTGTTTGACCATGTATTGGTTTTCCTTTTCAGCTTCCATGATGTTTCTCTAAAGAAACTACACTATACATAATTAGTCCTAGAATTATAGTTTTGATGAAATGCCTTGTCTAGGTATGTAGAGCAACTGGTCGCAAGTGCAGAGGCAGCTGTCGAGGAAGTTATCCGACGCGGAGTAAGttcctttattctttcattttttactATAATGATTTTGGTTATCACTGAAATTGTGATGAAATCATATTTTTGGTTTTGTGCTGGTTAAGGTTGCTCATCCTGGAAAAATTGCTGTCGGAGGACATTCTTATGGTGCATTCATGACTGCAAACCTCTTGGCACACGCTCCTCATCTTTTCTGTTGTGGAATTGCACGCTCGGGGGCTTACAACAGAACTCTGACACCTTTTGGTTTTCAGGTAGCAAACTAGTTGAAAGGTGGATGTTTTGTTTAGGAGATGAGGACTTCTAGGAACAGAGCAATATTTTCCATATTTCTCCTCCCCTTTCCTGGTTTCCCACCAGTCCTGTTTCTTCATTTGGTTGGTTCAGCgatttatttaactttattgGAACAGAATGAGGACAGAACACTCTGGGAGGCCACTACAACATATGTTGAGATGAGCCCTTTCATGTCAgcaaacaaaattaaaaagccaATATTGCTTATCCACGGAGAAGAAGATAATAATTCAGGAACACTAACCATGCAGGtgctttattctttattttctatttctccctttttcctttttctttttatttacatgATTACTTAAAAGTTTCTCACTTAAATCCTACAGTGACAATCACCCAACAATAGATAATAGCTTTAAGTAGAAtacttatttcattttttttcctttaattagaGTTTCATATTTGAGTTCTGATTAAGTGGTTTAACTGAAATAATCATTTCTTGTCAATATGTTTACCTGCTtgtttatttgtatttaataTGATGCAGTCGGATCGCTTCTTTAATGCGCTAAAAGGTCATGGTGCACTTTGTCGCCTGGTCATTCTTCCCTTTGAGAGCCATGGGTATGCTGCACGAGAAAGTATCATGCATGTTCTGTGGGAAACAGATAGATGGCTGCAGAAATATTGTGTGCCAAACACTTCTGATGTAAATGCAGAACTCGGTGCAAGAAAAGATGAAGCAAGCAAAGGAGTTATAGACACTGAAAACAATGCAGTAGCAGCCACCGGAGGCGGTGGCCCTGAGCTGGCAGATTCTGAGCATGAGGGGTTCCACTGTATTCCACGGTCATTATTATGGTAATTTCTTCAACCCATAGGATTACTGCTGTCATGCTACCCTGGACTCGACTATGATCTAGATTATCaagtaaaatgaaacaaaatcaGGTTTCATTCTTTCCTATTGGAATCATTTCCTACTGCACTTTGATGAGCATGGAATATGGGTACTCGTGTAGAGCTTGGACTGCTTTCTTTTCTAAGATTTTCAAAGATTCTTTTTTGGAGTCAGGAAATTTTCTTAGTTGTGTCTAAGTATCTCTTTTGGACTTGGGATTCTAAGATAAAGTACGAATTGACTCTTGAAATAACTGTAGATAACAGAGGCCATTAATTCTTGCATggtttttgtttccttttggAGGGGGGAAGTTGACGATACCATCGCAGGTACCTGGCCTACCAGTCCCTCAGCAAGGTTcagaatttgataaataacaaacTGCACCAGCTTAGTAAATACAGAAGCATGTCTAAAGCACATGCCTGAAATTAACCATATCGTTTTTTTACTCCCTAATTGTAAATTGTTGTTGGCTCTGTAAGTTgtctcaattttcttttcttttaataatttgtcAGTAAATGGCCAATTTAGTAGGAAAATGCGCTGTAGATTCCACTTCCCTCTCTGATTTCCTTTCCCtactatattaatttttttttataaaaaagatgaGTCCACTATGGTCCAAGAACAAAGGCCCAGTCATTGAAGTGCCTTTCGTAGTTATTATTAGTTGGTTGTGCTTTCCGGCTTCAGTCTCCTCTTTGTTATCTTTTACCTGTTGTTTCTTTATCAGTAGTTTGCTTGTGCAATTGGTGATTGGCCTATAGTTAGATCCTTCTTACTCTAGCTATAACTTTTTGGTTTGGTCGATCTCCTACTTTCCacttcaatattttaattcatggTCACTTTCATCTCCGCTCTGTAGATTGAAGCGGATCTTCAGCTGCCAAGGACTAGAATAGGAGCAGCACTACTGATGTCTGAACGGATGCTGAAAAGGGGGAAATGCCTATCTCCAAGAAATGTGAAAATGTGCATCAAATAACCATTTGACTCGGAAATCTATTATTAGCAACTGTACGCTTAAATGTTACAACCTGAAGTAATGATCAAAGGAACAAGAAATCCATCTCGTTCATAATTCAGCGTAGCTTGCGCAGCACTGAACATGAATGTATCAATAATGAGATTAACAGTGAATTTTACAGTTTAATAAAGCAAAATTTTGTTGCACAATTTTGTGTACATCCCTTTCGTGTACGTTCTACATTCATTTAGGATGGTAATTCCTTTGACATCATGAACCACTTCCGTGATCAATTAACAGAGGTGAATGCAACCCAAACAAATGGCTTCAAAAATTGGTATCTTGGCCTAAGAACTACAGCAACAAAATTTAGAACAGGTAATCTCGAGATTCTCATAGGAGTGCATGCGTTGCAGAATACAAACAACTTCCCTTGTTCAGGCAAAAACTACAGGagatttctatttcttttttggacTTTGTCTTAGAATCCCAAGTCCAAGTCCAAAAAAAGTGAATGTTCTGCGTCTAAAATCAGAGTTTAGACATTAATTAGGGTAGAACTTCATTTCATGGAAACTGttccttttatataaaaaaagaaaaaaaaaatacacatGATAGAGGAAGAAGTCCTAAAGGTTttgcagaaagaaaaaagttgtGAGAAAAAGAACCCATAAAAGGATGAAAATCATTAAACTTCACAAATTATGGGAATGTTATCTACTCCACAAtcataagaaattttattttcaaatagaaaCTAAGTATGCTCAACTCAAGAGCAGCCAATGGGGCAAAAAAGCTACAATAATGCTGAAGCTGTCCATAATATCATGGTTGAGGCATAAAGCAGAATTTATTCTTCTGCAACCACGCTGATCTCACCTTTTTCCAGCAAATCATAAAATGCCCTCACTTTCCTCTGCTCATTCCAGTGATGCATTTTCCAAAGACCACCAGCAGCCAATCCAAGTGCAATCCCGATACATATCTCCTTGACAACACTGGGTCCTTTCAGGGTGGCATGAGCAATCCTGCCGCCAGCCATTTGGGTTCCTAATTAGAGCTGATAAATCTGCAACCAACTGCACGCACAATCATAACAAGTGAATTAatgttttcaattaaaatgGATGGGGAACAATAGcggtattaaaataatatttacgTAAATAAATAAGGGGAAGAAGAACAGTAAGATGCCATTAGT
The Ricinus communis isolate WT05 ecotype wild-type chromosome 1, ASM1957865v1, whole genome shotgun sequence DNA segment above includes these coding regions:
- the LOC8267343 gene encoding probable glutamyl endopeptidase, chloroplastic isoform X2, with the protein product MMRIYKVYYRLSILTPYPLSPPPPLFSPKFSRFNSVRGTPGHLRTHSRSTSNFKPIMTAATSRLANLLPASAFAGEAADGGGGSNNASTNIVAEDDEALGGKYQLPPPEIRDIVDAPPLPALSFSPQRDKILFLKRRALPPLAELARPEEKLAGMRIDGKCNTRSRMSFYTGINIHQLMPDGTLGPEKEVHGFPDGAKINFVTWSLDGRHLSFSIRVDEEDNSSSKLRVWVADVETGKARPLFQSSDVYLNAVFDNFVWVDESSLLVCTIPLSRGDPPKKPLVPSGPKIQSNETKNIVQVRTFQDLLKDEYDEDLFDYYATSQLVLASLDGTLKEIGPPAVYTSMDPSPDQKYILISSIHRPYSFIVPCGRFPKKVEIWTTDGKFVRELCDLPLAEDIPIAFNSVRKGMRAINWRSDKPSTLYWAETQDGGDAKVEVSPRDIVYAQLAEPLDGEQPEILQKLDLRYGGISWCDDSLALVYESWYKTRRTRTWVISPGAEDVSPRILFDRSSEDVYSDPGSPMMRRTPSGNYVIAKIKKENDEGTYVLLNGSGATPEGDIPFLDLFDINTGSKERIWQSDKEKHYESVVALMSDIKEGDLYLDQLKVLTSKESKTENTQYYIQSWPDKKACQITNFPHPYPQLASLQKEMIRYQRKDGVQLTATLYLPPGYDPSKDGPLPCLVWSYPGEFKSKDAAGQVRGSPNEFAGIGPTSVLLWLARRFAILAGPTIPIIGEGDDEANDRYVEQLVASAEAAVEEVIRRGVAHPGKIAVGGHSYGAFMTANLLAHAPHLFCCGIARSGAYNRTLTPFGFQNEDRTLWEATTTYVEMSPFMSANKIKKPILLIHGEEDNNSGTLTMQSDRFFNALKGHGALCRLVILPFESHGYAARESIMHVLWETDRWLQKYCVPNTSDVNAELGARKDEASKGVIDTENNAVAATGGGGPELADSEHEGFHCIPRSLL
- the LOC8267343 gene encoding probable glutamyl endopeptidase, chloroplastic isoform X3, with amino-acid sequence MMRIYKVYYRLSILTPYPLSPPPPLFSPKFSRFNSVRGTPGHLRTHSRSTSNFKPIMTAATSRLANLLPASAFAGEAADGGGGSNNASTNIVAEDDALGGKYQLPPPEIRDIVDAPPLPALSFSPQRDKILFLKRRALPPLAELARPEEKLAGMRIDGKCNTRSRMSFYTGINIHQLMPDGTLGPEKEVHGFPDGAKINFVTWSLDGRHLSFSIRVDEEDNSSSKLRVWVADVETGKARPLFQSSDVYLNAVFDNFVWVDESSLLVCTIPLSRGDPPKKPLVPSGPKIQSNETKNIVQVRTFQDLLKDEYDEDLFDYYATSQLVLASLDGTLKEIGPPAVYTSMDPSPDQKYILISSIHRPYSFIVPCGRFPKKVEIWTTDGKFVRELCDLPLAEDIPIAFNSVRKGMRAINWRSDKPSTLYWAETQDGGDAKVEVSPRDIVYAQLAEPLDGEQPEILQKLDLRYGGISWCDDSLALVYESWYKTRRTRTWVISPGAEDVSPRILFDRSSEDVYSDPGSPMMRRTPSGNYVIAKIKKENDEGTYVLLNGSGATPEGDIPFLDLFDINTGSKERIWQSDKEKHYESVVALMSDIKEGDLYLDQLKVLTSKESKTENTQYYIQSWPDKKACQITNFPHPYPQLASLQKEMIRYQRKDGVQLTATLYLPPGYDPSKDGPLPCLVWSYPGEFKSKDAAGQVRGSPNEFAGIGPTSVLLWLARRFAILAGPTIPIIGEGDDEANDRYVEQLVASAEAAVEEVIRRGVAHPGKIAVGGHSYGAFMTANLLAHAPHLFCCGIARSGAYNRTLTPFGFQNEDRTLWEATTTYVEMSPFMSANKIKKPILLIHGEEDNNSGTLTMQSDRFFNALKGHGALCRLVILPFESHGYAARESIMHVLWETDRWLQKYCVPNTSDVNAELGARKDEASKGVIDTENNAVAATGGGGPELADSEHEGFHCIPRSLLW
- the LOC8267343 gene encoding probable glutamyl endopeptidase, chloroplastic isoform X1 — protein: MMRIYKVYYRLSILTPYPLSPPPPLFSPKFSRFNSVRGTPGHLRTHSRSTSNFKPIMTAATSRLANLLPASAFAGEAADGGGGSNNASTNIVAEDDEALGGKYQLPPPEIRDIVDAPPLPALSFSPQRDKILFLKRRALPPLAELARPEEKLAGMRIDGKCNTRSRMSFYTGINIHQLMPDGTLGPEKEVHGFPDGAKINFVTWSLDGRHLSFSIRVDEEDNSSSKLRVWVADVETGKARPLFQSSDVYLNAVFDNFVWVDESSLLVCTIPLSRGDPPKKPLVPSGPKIQSNETKNIVQVRTFQDLLKDEYDEDLFDYYATSQLVLASLDGTLKEIGPPAVYTSMDPSPDQKYILISSIHRPYSFIVPCGRFPKKVEIWTTDGKFVRELCDLPLAEDIPIAFNSVRKGMRAINWRSDKPSTLYWAETQDGGDAKVEVSPRDIVYAQLAEPLDGEQPEILQKLDLRYGGISWCDDSLALVYESWYKTRRTRTWVISPGAEDVSPRILFDRSSEDVYSDPGSPMMRRTPSGNYVIAKIKKENDEGTYVLLNGSGATPEGDIPFLDLFDINTGSKERIWQSDKEKHYESVVALMSDIKEGDLYLDQLKVLTSKESKTENTQYYIQSWPDKKACQITNFPHPYPQLASLQKEMIRYQRKDGVQLTATLYLPPGYDPSKDGPLPCLVWSYPGEFKSKDAAGQVRGSPNEFAGIGPTSVLLWLARRFAILAGPTIPIIGEGDDEANDRYVEQLVASAEAAVEEVIRRGVAHPGKIAVGGHSYGAFMTANLLAHAPHLFCCGIARSGAYNRTLTPFGFQNEDRTLWEATTTYVEMSPFMSANKIKKPILLIHGEEDNNSGTLTMQSDRFFNALKGHGALCRLVILPFESHGYAARESIMHVLWETDRWLQKYCVPNTSDVNAELGARKDEASKGVIDTENNAVAATGGGGPELADSEHEGFHCIPRSLLW
- the LOC8267342 gene encoding cytochrome c oxidase subunit 5C, with amino-acid sequence MAGGRIAHATLKGPSVVKEICIGIALGLAAGGLWKMHHWNEQRKVRAFYDLLEKGEISVVAEE